A portion of the Acidisarcina polymorpha genome contains these proteins:
- a CDS encoding thioredoxin domain-containing protein, with protein sequence MRSQLQVPSDYAVSIGTRTKSAFTGYDTVPITFSLPSKPGSKPTTVDFLLSQDGKTLARMQKFDLTKDPAQVAQLTNRPVRGPEAAKVVIVNFDDLECPYCARMHQELFPQTFERYKGLIKVVYKDDPLVEIHPWAMHASVDANCLADQSGAAYWSYVDYVHSHGDEISGADRDPAKANAALDRIAREQGSREKVNPANLDACLQKQDNGAVIASMKEADHLNIDGTPTLFVNGERISGAEPIEQVWAAIDRALEAEGEKPPPPSSVPASTPAKAPAGN encoded by the coding sequence GTGCGCTCCCAATTGCAGGTGCCGTCCGATTACGCCGTCTCGATTGGAACTAGAACGAAGAGTGCTTTTACCGGTTATGACACCGTGCCGATCACCTTTTCTCTGCCTTCAAAACCCGGATCGAAACCGACCACGGTCGACTTTCTCTTGTCTCAGGACGGAAAGACTTTGGCCCGCATGCAGAAGTTCGATCTGACCAAAGATCCGGCCCAGGTGGCCCAACTGACCAATCGGCCGGTCCGCGGCCCGGAAGCCGCCAAAGTTGTCATCGTGAATTTCGATGACTTGGAATGCCCTTACTGCGCTCGTATGCACCAAGAACTCTTTCCTCAGACTTTCGAACGCTATAAAGGGCTGATCAAGGTCGTCTACAAGGATGATCCGCTGGTTGAAATTCACCCCTGGGCCATGCATGCGTCCGTTGACGCTAATTGCCTCGCCGACCAGAGTGGGGCCGCCTATTGGTCCTATGTTGATTATGTCCATAGCCATGGAGATGAAATCAGCGGCGCCGATCGCGATCCGGCGAAAGCCAACGCCGCCCTGGACCGCATTGCTCGTGAACAAGGCTCCCGAGAAAAGGTCAATCCGGCGAACCTCGACGCCTGCCTGCAGAAGCAAGATAACGGAGCGGTGATCGCATCGATGAAGGAGGCCGATCACTTGAATATCGACGGCACCCCTACCTTGTTCGTGAACGGCGAACGCATCTCCGGTGCTGAACCGATAGAGCAGGTTTGGGCAGCCATTGACCGTGCCCTTGAGGCCGAGGGAGAAAAGCCGCCGCCACCAAGCAGCGTTCCAGCGAGCACACCGGCCAAAGCGCCCGCCGGAAACTAG
- a CDS encoding LPS-assembly protein LptD, with product MSKLAATAPPVEASPATDSALQDSIPVAQVVPPMDEGVPVRIFAKQQGKRGDVWTLSGEAEIDYRNYIVRADKITYNEAIGTVEAVGHLHLEGGPDEEQIDATRGTMNLDAQTGHFYDVSGSIGVRRVPATNSKIYTTSNPFLMTGREVFKDGPERYRVLDGTMTSCHLPKPDWQLLSAKINVADGKATARSTWFTLLRIPLIFLPYVTHPVNTESRQSGLLIPVISNSTTKGVVLGDQIYWVINRSADLTIGTEYYSKRGFAPSAELRYRGKGLDFATANFHALFDRGLPSGLANVPPIDQGGQDVIINARRDFTPQIRAVTNIEYLSSYVYRQAFEPSIVNATNSEVKSEAFVQHEDHGVAESVYLARYQSFQSDTAGDEIRILHLPSFQASAIDHSLWSGRLLGSFAVSLDTLTRSEPLFHARNLERIDLHPRLALPLGFGGWNIRTEIGGRETFYSKSELLPSTLNGEVSPTLQPGSLNRADFETDVDLRPPVVQRDFSAPWMEKLFGGDVRHTIEPDLHYRYVTGVGNFNSVLRVDNVDIVSNTNEIEYGLTQRFFVRNTATHPCRDDEPQTPSGMCGGGAIDRVSWQLAQKYFFDSDFGGAVTEGARNVLATTLDFSGAAFLEGPRSSSPVISRLRLATTSSSDVQWDLDYDPKVGRINSSNIFADLHYGDLHVAAGQFKLVSLDAPVTSPQTVTAAVTRYNQARLSLSYGNSKHAGFGAGVNGGYDFIHEQVQFGTIQASYNWDCCGISVGYRRYSLGPARDESQMVYSITLAGVATAGNFRQSEKVF from the coding sequence GTGTCAAAGCTAGCGGCAACGGCTCCGCCGGTTGAAGCGTCGCCAGCAACCGATAGCGCGTTGCAAGATTCGATCCCTGTGGCCCAGGTGGTCCCGCCGATGGATGAAGGCGTGCCTGTGCGGATTTTCGCGAAGCAACAGGGAAAACGTGGCGACGTGTGGACACTCAGCGGGGAAGCGGAGATCGACTACCGCAACTACATCGTGCGAGCCGACAAGATCACCTACAACGAAGCCATCGGTACGGTAGAGGCGGTTGGCCATCTCCATCTTGAAGGTGGTCCGGATGAGGAACAAATCGACGCTACCCGCGGGACCATGAACCTCGATGCCCAGACCGGTCATTTCTACGATGTGTCGGGCTCGATCGGCGTACGCCGTGTTCCGGCCACCAACAGTAAGATCTATACCACCTCGAACCCCTTCCTCATGACCGGGCGCGAGGTCTTCAAGGATGGCCCGGAACGATACCGGGTGCTGGATGGCACAATGACTTCTTGCCATCTTCCCAAGCCCGACTGGCAACTGCTCTCCGCCAAGATCAACGTGGCAGACGGGAAAGCGACGGCCCGCAGTACGTGGTTCACTTTGCTCCGCATCCCATTGATTTTCCTGCCGTACGTCACTCATCCGGTCAACACGGAAAGCCGGCAGTCGGGACTTCTGATCCCGGTTATCTCGAATTCAACCACCAAGGGCGTTGTGCTGGGGGATCAAATCTATTGGGTCATCAATCGCAGCGCCGATCTCACCATTGGGACCGAATACTACTCGAAACGCGGCTTTGCACCGAGCGCCGAGCTCCGCTATCGCGGAAAGGGACTCGACTTCGCTACCGCTAATTTCCACGCCCTGTTTGATCGGGGCCTGCCCTCAGGTCTCGCCAACGTCCCCCCGATTGATCAGGGCGGTCAGGATGTCATCATCAATGCGCGGCGGGATTTCACTCCGCAAATTCGCGCCGTGACCAATATCGAGTACCTGAGTTCCTATGTATACCGGCAGGCATTCGAGCCCAGTATCGTGAACGCAACCAACTCCGAGGTGAAGTCAGAGGCGTTTGTGCAGCATGAAGACCATGGTGTTGCCGAGAGCGTGTATCTGGCAAGGTACCAGAGCTTTCAGAGTGACACTGCCGGGGATGAAATCCGCATCCTCCACTTGCCCTCATTCCAGGCCAGCGCCATTGACCATTCTCTTTGGAGTGGTCGCCTACTAGGCAGCTTCGCCGTCTCACTGGATACCCTGACCCGCTCCGAGCCCCTGTTTCATGCGCGTAACCTGGAACGGATTGACCTCCACCCTCGCCTGGCACTGCCGCTCGGTTTCGGCGGATGGAACATCCGCACCGAAATCGGCGGCAGGGAGACGTTCTATTCCAAATCCGAGCTGCTACCCTCCACTTTGAATGGAGAAGTCTCCCCGACCCTCCAGCCAGGCAGCCTCAACCGCGCAGACTTCGAGACCGACGTCGACCTGCGCCCTCCAGTCGTGCAACGCGATTTCTCCGCCCCCTGGATGGAGAAGCTGTTTGGCGGGGACGTGCGCCACACCATCGAGCCGGATCTTCACTATCGCTACGTGACGGGCGTCGGCAACTTTAATTCCGTCCTGCGCGTAGACAATGTCGATATCGTCAGCAACACCAATGAGATCGAATATGGGTTGACGCAGCGGTTCTTTGTGCGCAACACCGCAACCCACCCCTGTCGCGATGATGAGCCGCAGACGCCAAGTGGAATGTGCGGAGGCGGTGCCATCGATCGGGTGTCGTGGCAACTGGCGCAGAAATATTTTTTCGATTCAGACTTTGGCGGAGCCGTGACCGAGGGCGCCCGTAATGTTCTGGCCACGACCCTGGATTTTTCCGGCGCGGCGTTTCTTGAGGGCCCGCGCTCCTCATCGCCAGTAATCTCAAGACTGCGCCTGGCGACGACTTCGTCGAGCGACGTGCAGTGGGATCTGGACTACGACCCCAAGGTCGGTAGGATCAATTCCAGCAATATCTTTGCAGACCTTCACTATGGCGACCTGCATGTTGCGGCTGGCCAGTTTAAATTAGTCTCACTCGACGCGCCGGTCACGTCCCCACAGACCGTCACTGCCGCCGTCACTCGTTACAACCAGGCGCGGCTTTCGCTGTCCTACGGAAACTCCAAGCATGCCGGCTTCGGCGCAGGCGTCAACGGCGGTTACGACTTCATCCACGAACAAGTCCAGTTCGGTACCATCCAGGCCTCCTATAACTGGGATTGCTGCGGAATCAGTGTCGGATATCGCCGATACTCCCTTGGCCCGGCACGTGATGAGAGCCAGATGGTCTACAGCATCACTCTTGCGGGCGTGGCGACCGCCGGGAATTTCCGCCAGTCGGAGAAGGTCTTTTAG